A single Desulfovibrio piger DNA region contains:
- the bamA gene encoding outer membrane protein assembly factor BamA, with amino-acid sequence MKKHLRNWLGLFCFALLALWAAPLQAAGNTVLVLPFQVTAGPEMPDAARDVPQIIGTEMQQRGLAVIPMDKARSLLSSRGGSIDMAAARELGRKAGADLVLFGSFTQNGEGFSLQSLLVPVNEGQARPANFDRPSLLSLNECAAAMAGQASGMLAGAGAAAPAASSAPRTEPTDPIGRADFVPMGTAKGALADVQVRGLQVMDPEVVLMRLSIRKGDTPSANDINEEVKRIWELGYFSDVQAHMEGNVLVFTVAEKPRIENIIVEGNHEIDAEDVIAAMGTKSGNVLNEQLIADDLQKINELYRKEGYYLARSSYRLDSRSGGRGAVLVIQVEEGNKLYIKEVKIEGLEQLDKSDMDKYLALKPRNIFSWFTGTGVLKEEHLERDTNAIAAYGLNQGFVDIQVAAPDVQYKEDGIYVTFKVHEGPRYKIHDIKFGGDIIDEEQAMLDVVEMDEWKKDNDYFSITVMQEDSKRLTNFYTDRGYAFAEVDTRVMKVDGDEPMVDVGYMVNKKEKVFIRRLMVDGNTKTRDNVILREMRLGDGDQYDGEKMRRSAERLNRLRYFSAIDSELIPTDRPDEVDLKIKVKEDNTGALMGGIGYSTYYDVGVTASIMERNLFGRGYQVQLQGFFSWRRTSGVLSFTNPRVYDTDLSFGNDIYYIYDYWDDFTKETIGDTIRFGYPIGEYTSVGLGYRLERYDLYDVDADASPYISDYKGTNWTSAISARILRDTTDDRARPTKGTIARLWAEYGGGGLGGTDNFIKAVADWQGFWSINPENTFHLRARVGGVFQNTSSRVPVFERFWLGGMDTVRGYSYSDLSPRDDKYGGDQIGGDRMGVLNVEYIWTFQKDMGLALVPFFDAGFNIDHKTMADDLNDKIVYSAGLELRWRSPMGDLRLAYGYPLSKDYDGEREQGRLEFSMGQFF; translated from the coding sequence ATGAAAAAACATTTGCGTAATTGGCTGGGCCTGTTCTGTTTCGCCCTGCTGGCCTTGTGGGCTGCCCCCCTGCAGGCCGCGGGAAACACGGTGCTGGTGTTGCCCTTCCAGGTCACTGCCGGCCCCGAGATGCCCGATGCGGCCCGGGATGTGCCGCAGATCATCGGTACGGAGATGCAGCAGCGCGGCCTTGCCGTCATCCCCATGGACAAGGCCCGCAGCCTGCTGTCTTCCCGCGGCGGCAGCATCGACATGGCCGCCGCCCGCGAACTGGGCAGGAAAGCGGGAGCCGACCTGGTGCTGTTCGGCAGCTTCACGCAGAACGGCGAAGGCTTTTCCCTGCAGTCCCTGCTGGTACCGGTGAACGAAGGCCAGGCCAGGCCCGCCAACTTCGACCGCCCCTCCCTGCTGAGCCTCAACGAATGCGCCGCCGCCATGGCCGGCCAGGCGTCCGGCATGCTGGCCGGTGCCGGTGCCGCCGCCCCTGCGGCCAGCAGCGCTCCCCGCACCGAGCCCACCGACCCCATCGGCCGTGCCGACTTCGTGCCCATGGGCACCGCCAAGGGCGCCCTGGCCGACGTGCAGGTGCGCGGCCTGCAGGTCATGGACCCCGAAGTGGTCCTCATGCGCCTTTCCATCCGCAAGGGCGACACCCCCTCCGCCAATGACATCAACGAAGAAGTCAAGCGCATCTGGGAACTGGGCTACTTCAGCGACGTCCAGGCCCACATGGAAGGCAACGTGCTGGTCTTCACCGTGGCGGAAAAACCCCGCATCGAGAACATCATCGTGGAAGGCAACCACGAGATTGACGCCGAGGACGTGATCGCCGCCATGGGCACCAAGTCCGGCAACGTGCTCAACGAACAGCTCATCGCCGACGACCTGCAGAAGATCAACGAGCTCTACCGCAAGGAAGGCTATTACCTGGCCCGCTCCAGCTACCGCCTGGACAGCCGCTCCGGCGGCCGCGGCGCCGTGCTGGTCATCCAGGTGGAAGAAGGCAACAAGCTCTACATCAAGGAAGTGAAGATCGAGGGCCTGGAGCAGCTGGACAAGAGCGACATGGACAAATACCTGGCCCTCAAGCCCCGCAACATCTTCTCCTGGTTCACGGGCACCGGCGTGCTCAAGGAAGAGCACCTGGAGCGCGACACCAACGCCATCGCCGCCTACGGCCTGAACCAGGGCTTCGTGGACATCCAGGTGGCCGCTCCCGACGTGCAGTACAAGGAAGACGGCATCTATGTGACCTTCAAGGTCCACGAAGGCCCCCGCTACAAGATCCACGACATCAAGTTCGGCGGTGACATCATCGACGAAGAGCAGGCCATGCTGGATGTGGTCGAGATGGACGAATGGAAGAAGGACAACGACTACTTCTCCATCACCGTCATGCAGGAAGACAGCAAGCGCCTGACCAACTTCTACACCGACCGCGGCTATGCCTTTGCCGAAGTGGATACCCGCGTCATGAAGGTGGATGGCGACGAGCCCATGGTGGACGTGGGCTACATGGTCAACAAGAAGGAAAAGGTCTTCATCCGGCGCCTGATGGTCGACGGCAACACCAAGACCCGTGACAACGTCATCCTGCGCGAGATGCGCCTGGGCGACGGCGACCAGTACGACGGCGAGAAGATGCGCCGCTCCGCCGAGCGCCTGAACCGCCTGCGCTACTTCTCCGCCATCGACAGCGAGCTGATCCCCACCGACCGGCCCGACGAAGTGGACCTCAAGATCAAGGTCAAGGAAGACAACACCGGCGCCCTCATGGGCGGTATCGGCTACTCCACCTACTATGACGTGGGCGTGACGGCCTCCATCATGGAGCGCAACCTTTTCGGCCGCGGCTATCAGGTGCAGCTGCAGGGCTTCTTCTCCTGGCGCCGCACGTCGGGCGTGCTCTCCTTCACCAACCCGCGCGTCTACGACACCGATCTGTCCTTCGGCAACGACATCTACTACATTTACGACTACTGGGACGACTTCACCAAGGAGACCATCGGCGACACCATCCGCTTCGGCTATCCCATCGGGGAATATACGTCCGTGGGCCTGGGCTACCGCCTGGAACGCTACGACCTGTATGACGTGGATGCCGACGCCTCGCCCTACATCTCCGACTACAAGGGCACCAACTGGACCAGCGCCATTTCCGCCCGCATCCTGCGCGATACCACCGACGACCGCGCCCGTCCCACCAAGGGCACCATCGCCCGCCTGTGGGCCGAATACGGCGGCGGCGGCCTGGGCGGTACCGACAACTTCATCAAGGCCGTGGCCGACTGGCAGGGCTTCTGGTCCATCAATCCCGAGAACACCTTCCACCTGCGCGCCCGCGTGGGCGGCGTGTTCCAGAACACCAGCAGCCGCGTGCCCGTGTTCGAACGCTTCTGGCTGGGCGGCATGGACACCGTGCGCGGCTACTCCTACTCCGACCTTTCGCCCCGCGACGACAAGTACGGCGGCGACCAGATCGGCGGTGACCGCATGGGCGTGCTGAACGTGGAATACATCTGGACCTTCCAGAAGGACATGGGCCTTGCCCTGGTGCCCTTCTTCGATGCCGGTTTCAACATCGACCACAAGACCATGGCCGACGACCTCAACGACAAGATCGTCTATTCCGCCGGTCTGGAGCTGCGCTGGCGTTCGCCCATGGGCGACCTGCGCCTGGCCTACGGCTACCCCCTCTCCAAGGACTATGACGGCGAGCGCGAGCAGGGCCGTCTGGAATTCAGCATGGGCCAGTTCTTCTAG
- a CDS encoding OmpH family outer membrane protein produces the protein MRKLMYLTLAVCLMMAGAVAANAAEPAAAKIGVVDMQAVATQSEPAQAAKKQMESKYGKERAALEKQGEALKKAAEELKGPKASDEKKLAFIRKKQELDQKTRNFLRKVEQDEVKLRQDMVTLVFNATYNVAQRKGFNFVVDITAGGVLYADQSMDLTQDVLAEVNKMHKDEKAKGSK, from the coding sequence ATGCGCAAACTGATGTATCTGACCCTTGCGGTCTGCCTGATGATGGCGGGGGCCGTTGCCGCCAATGCCGCTGAACCTGCTGCCGCCAAGATCGGCGTCGTGGACATGCAGGCCGTCGCCACCCAGAGCGAACCTGCCCAGGCCGCCAAAAAGCAGATGGAAAGCAAGTACGGCAAGGAACGTGCCGCCCTGGAAAAGCAGGGCGAGGCCCTGAAGAAGGCCGCCGAAGAACTGAAGGGCCCCAAGGCCTCTGATGAAAAGAAGCTGGCCTTCATCCGCAAGAAGCAGGAACTGGACCAGAAGACCCGCAACTTCCTGCGCAAGGTGGAACAGGACGAAGTCAAGCTGCGCCAGGATATGGTCACCCTGGTCTTCAATGCCACCTACAACGTGGCCCAGCGCAAGGGCTTCAACTTCGTGGTGGACATCACCGCCGGTGGCGTCCTCTACGCCGACCAGAGCATGGACCTGACCCAGGACGTGCTGGCCGAAGTCAACAAGATGCACAAGGACGAAAAGGCCAAGGGCAGCAAGTAG
- a CDS encoding glycine cleavage system protein R codes for MKKLTISFLGRDCPGIVSAVSQILGQTGCNIIEVTQTILCGEFAAIFIVQAPENVTEESLHSQLALGLVDAKLDLSVLVRPAVEGRWEDSVVSQPFVVTVDGPDRPGLIAAMSRVFARHGVNIDSLKAVLGQEHSNHALFVFEVKVPEKADLGRLRRELASEGQAQGLRVSVQHRDIFEAVHRIGSF; via the coding sequence ATGAAAAAACTGACCATCTCTTTTCTCGGCCGGGACTGTCCCGGCATCGTTTCCGCGGTAAGCCAGATCCTCGGGCAGACCGGCTGCAATATTATCGAGGTCACCCAGACCATCCTTTGCGGTGAGTTCGCGGCCATTTTCATCGTCCAGGCTCCTGAAAACGTGACGGAAGAATCCCTGCACAGCCAGCTGGCCCTGGGCCTGGTGGATGCCAAGCTCGACCTTTCGGTGCTGGTGCGCCCGGCGGTGGAAGGCCGCTGGGAAGATTCCGTGGTCAGCCAGCCCTTCGTGGTCACGGTGGACGGTCCCGACCGTCCGGGCCTCATCGCGGCCATGAGCCGCGTCTTCGCCCGTCACGGCGTCAACATCGACAGCCTCAAGGCCGTCCTGGGCCAGGAGCACAGCAACCACGCTCTGTTCGTGTTCGAAGTCAAGGTCCCCGAAAAGGCCGACCTGGGCCGCCTGCGTCGCGAGCTGGCCAGCGAGGGCCAGGCCCAGGGCCTGCGCGTCAGCGTGCAGCACCGCGACATCTTCGAAGCCGTCCACCGCATCGGCTCCTTCTAG
- the fabZ gene encoding 3-hydroxyacyl-ACP dehydratase FabZ translates to MSDATPITMDIQRILSILPHRYPFLLVDRVLECVPGSHIRAYKNVTINEPFFQGHFPGAPIMPGVLILEALAQAGALLAVSGMEGDLSDKLFFFTGLDGVKFRRQVLPGDRLELHCDNIRMKLKLCKMDARAYVDGKLAAEAQITAAIGDRPKA, encoded by the coding sequence ATGTCGGACGCAACGCCTATCACCATGGACATCCAGCGCATCCTTTCCATCCTGCCCCACCGCTATCCCTTCCTGCTGGTGGACCGCGTGCTGGAATGCGTGCCTGGCTCCCATATCAGGGCCTACAAGAACGTGACCATCAACGAACCCTTCTTCCAGGGCCATTTTCCCGGCGCGCCCATCATGCCCGGCGTGCTCATCCTTGAGGCCCTGGCCCAGGCCGGCGCCCTGCTGGCGGTCTCCGGCATGGAAGGCGACCTGTCGGACAAGCTCTTCTTCTTCACCGGCCTGGACGGCGTCAAGTTCCGCCGTCAGGTGCTGCCCGGCGACCGTCTGGAACTGCACTGCGACAATATCCGCATGAAGCTCAAGCTCTGCAAGATGGACGCCCGCGCGTACGTGGACGGCAAGCTGGCCGCCGAGGCCCAGATCACCGCCGCCATCGGCGACCGCCCCAAGGCCTAG
- a CDS encoding N-acetylmuramoyl-L-alanine amidase, with protein MARKKVTPAPRPQSPGMMARILPPLGFILAFSLLAAFCHTISHGAVLSPAQRYEAAKEDMERLRRDGTRGMQRAPWEEMAAVFRDIHQDASTWPNRPAALFKAAECYEELSRRSFALADARKAAGTFEDVARRHDSSCLADDALLRAARIRAGRLKDSRGALTLLDTLCRDYPNGDMAAEARRLRQELAPGKDAVQPSGPPARQISDAPPAEDARQALQRYEEAKKTMELLRADKRRSCWREPWENLRGDFLQVYQSRPGATISAAALFRAGVSARALADCSHLAADYRTARTLLLRVPEEFPGSALADDALLLAAQISAGELKDRAGAVRLLARLEKEYPRGDMRPQAVALRRQLAPDAAAGVLPTDASDGRGTAVPAGNLVAGQPGLSVQRVFLDAGHGGRDPGTIHNDVVERNITLDIALRLGRLLEDNGLEVIYSRRKDVAVSLRDRTGKANRAGADLFVSIHVNAHEDRGINGFETYYLDISRDPRAVRVASQENARTDRNLGEVQKVLSDSMLTARQYESRRLAGDIQKQSLARLKRRGYAVRDNGTRAAPFIVLLGARMPCVLVEVGYCSNPHEARNLLDARYRMILAEGLAEGILSYRDRVRQNRTAQNSLTPPASGAM; from the coding sequence ATGGCCAGGAAAAAAGTCACCCCCGCTCCCCGTCCCCAGTCCCCCGGCATGATGGCCCGTATCCTGCCCCCCCTGGGGTTCATCCTGGCCTTTTCCCTGCTGGCGGCCTTCTGCCACACCATCAGTCATGGCGCCGTGCTGTCCCCCGCGCAGCGCTATGAAGCCGCCAAGGAAGACATGGAGCGACTGCGCCGGGACGGCACGCGCGGCATGCAGCGCGCCCCCTGGGAAGAGATGGCCGCCGTCTTCCGGGACATCCACCAGGACGCCTCCACCTGGCCCAACCGTCCCGCGGCTTTGTTCAAGGCCGCGGAATGCTACGAAGAGCTTTCCCGCCGCTCCTTCGCCCTGGCCGACGCCCGCAAGGCCGCCGGGACATTCGAGGACGTGGCGCGCCGGCACGACAGCAGCTGCCTGGCCGACGACGCCCTGCTGCGCGCCGCCCGCATCCGTGCCGGCAGGCTCAAGGACAGCCGGGGTGCGCTGACGCTGCTGGACACGCTTTGCCGGGACTATCCGAACGGTGACATGGCCGCCGAGGCCCGCCGCCTGCGGCAGGAACTTGCCCCGGGCAAGGATGCGGTCCAGCCTTCCGGGCCGCCCGCCCGTCAGATATCCGACGCCCCTCCGGCGGAGGATGCCCGCCAGGCCCTGCAGCGCTACGAGGAAGCCAAGAAGACCATGGAGCTCCTGCGTGCCGACAAGCGCCGTTCCTGCTGGCGCGAACCCTGGGAAAACCTGCGGGGCGATTTCCTGCAGGTCTACCAGAGCCGTCCCGGCGCCACGATCAGTGCGGCGGCCCTGTTCCGTGCCGGTGTCAGTGCCCGCGCGCTGGCCGACTGCTCCCACCTTGCCGCCGACTACCGCACGGCCCGTACCCTGCTGCTGCGGGTGCCGGAAGAGTTCCCCGGCAGCGCCCTGGCTGACGATGCCCTGCTGCTGGCGGCGCAGATCAGTGCCGGGGAGCTCAAGGACCGCGCCGGGGCCGTGCGCCTGCTGGCCCGTCTGGAAAAGGAATATCCCCGTGGCGACATGCGCCCCCAGGCCGTGGCCCTGCGCCGCCAGCTGGCCCCCGACGCCGCTGCGGGCGTCCTGCCGACGGATGCCTCCGACGGCAGGGGCACGGCCGTCCCGGCCGGCAACCTGGTGGCCGGACAGCCGGGCCTTTCCGTGCAGCGCGTGTTCCTCGATGCCGGGCACGGCGGCCGTGATCCGGGCACCATCCACAACGATGTGGTCGAGCGCAACATCACCCTGGACATCGCCCTGCGTCTGGGCCGCCTGCTGGAGGACAACGGTCTGGAGGTCATCTACAGCCGTCGCAAGGACGTGGCCGTGAGCCTGCGTGACCGTACCGGCAAAGCCAACCGGGCCGGAGCCGACCTGTTCGTCTCCATCCATGTCAATGCGCACGAGGACCGCGGCATCAACGGCTTCGAGACCTATTACCTGGACATCTCCCGCGACCCCCGGGCCGTGCGTGTGGCCAGCCAGGAAAACGCCCGCACCGACAGGAACCTGGGCGAGGTGCAGAAGGTCCTTTCCGACAGCATGCTCACGGCCCGCCAGTACGAGAGCCGCCGCCTGGCCGGCGATATCCAGAAACAGTCCCTGGCCCGTCTGAAGCGCCGCGGCTATGCCGTGCGCGACAACGGTACCCGGGCGGCCCCCTTCATCGTCCTGCTGGGCGCGCGCATGCCCTGCGTCCTGGTGGAAGTGGGCTACTGCTCCAACCCGCATGAGGCCCGCAACCTGCTCGATGCCCGCTACCGCATGATCCTGGCCGAGGGGCTGGCCGAAGGCATCCTGAGCTACCGCGATCGCGTGCGGCAGAACCGCACGGCCCAGAATTCCTTGACGCCCCCTGCCTCTGGTGCTATGTGA
- a CDS encoding ABC transporter ATP-binding protein, whose product MAELYKFEHVGKRFSGPENLEIFKDINLSVEEGESLAIVGTSGSGKSTLLHLMGALDTPSSGKIFFDGRDMSGMTPDEKARFRNRTLGFVFQFHHLLPEFSALENVAMPALIGGACRADVLPDARTMLERVGLAHRVESKVSTLSGGERQRVAIARAVLLRPRVLLADEPTGNLDENTGEQVSTLMRELNRELGMTLVIVTHNRELAATMNRSLELRAGTLYEKTFA is encoded by the coding sequence ATGGCCGAGCTCTACAAATTCGAACATGTGGGCAAGCGGTTCTCCGGCCCGGAGAACCTGGAGATCTTCAAGGATATCAATCTGTCCGTGGAAGAGGGGGAATCACTGGCCATCGTGGGGACCTCCGGCTCCGGCAAGAGTACCCTCTTGCATCTTATGGGGGCTCTTGATACTCCAAGCAGTGGAAAAATCTTTTTTGACGGCCGGGACATGTCCGGGATGACGCCTGACGAGAAGGCCCGCTTCCGCAACAGGACGCTGGGCTTCGTGTTTCAGTTCCATCATCTCCTGCCGGAATTCTCGGCCCTGGAAAATGTGGCCATGCCGGCCCTGATAGGCGGTGCCTGCCGGGCCGATGTGCTGCCCGATGCCCGAACCATGCTGGAACGTGTGGGCCTGGCCCACCGTGTGGAGAGCAAGGTCTCCACCCTGTCCGGCGGGGAGCGGCAGCGGGTGGCCATTGCCCGTGCCGTTTTGCTGCGCCCGCGGGTGCTGCTGGCCGACGAACCCACGGGCAACCTTGACGAAAATACCGGCGAGCAGGTCAGCACCCTGATGCGCGAACTGAACCGCGAGCTGGGCATGACCCTCGTGATTGTCACCCACAACCGCGAGCTGGCCGCCACCATGAATCGCAGTCTGGAACTGAGAGCGGGGACTCTGTATGAAAAAACATTTGCGTAA
- a CDS encoding lipoprotein-releasing ABC transporter permease subunit, whose protein sequence is MPFELFVALRYLFSRRKQTFIYIISIMSILGVALGVGALVVVLGVYNGLTTDMRDKIIGANAHGIVMSYVPAAFQQHPDLVRRVEAVEHVRGATPFIYTEVMLSAAGGVKGLVLRGIDPESAPRVLSMLREIRRGSVAGLKREGTPGIVIGEELAKRLGIGLGSRVNLLSPSGEKGATGYSPRIRPFEVVGIFKTGMFEYDATLAFVDLKAARDILGLPDGFLTGIEIMVDDVYKADAIARSVQDTLGSPFYVRHWMEMNANLFAALKLEKIGMFILLTMVVLIGSFSIVTSLVMLVMEKTRDIAILMSMGATRSMIRRIFMLQGTIIGFVGTLLGYGMGLSLGWALKRYRFIKLPENVYTLDHLPIIISWQDVLIIGASAMLLCFLATLYPARQAARLEPAEALRYE, encoded by the coding sequence ATGCCCTTTGAGCTGTTCGTGGCGCTGAGATATTTGTTCTCGCGCCGCAAGCAGACCTTCATCTACATTATCTCCATCATGTCCATCCTGGGCGTCGCCCTCGGCGTCGGCGCCCTGGTGGTGGTCCTGGGCGTCTACAACGGCCTGACCACCGACATGCGCGACAAGATCATCGGCGCCAATGCCCACGGCATCGTCATGTCCTATGTGCCCGCGGCCTTCCAGCAGCACCCCGACCTGGTGCGGCGGGTGGAGGCCGTGGAGCATGTGCGCGGCGCCACGCCCTTCATCTATACCGAGGTCATGCTCTCCGCGGCCGGCGGCGTCAAAGGCCTGGTGCTGCGCGGCATCGACCCCGAGAGCGCGCCCCGGGTCCTGAGCATGCTGCGCGAGATCCGCCGCGGCTCCGTGGCCGGTCTGAAGCGCGAGGGCACGCCGGGCATCGTCATCGGCGAGGAACTGGCCAAGCGTCTGGGCATCGGGCTGGGCAGCCGCGTCAACCTGCTCTCCCCCTCGGGCGAAAAGGGCGCCACCGGCTATTCGCCGCGCATCCGCCCCTTCGAGGTGGTGGGCATCTTCAAGACCGGCATGTTCGAATACGACGCCACCCTGGCCTTTGTGGACCTCAAGGCCGCGCGCGACATCCTCGGCCTGCCCGACGGTTTCCTGACCGGCATCGAGATCATGGTGGATGACGTCTACAAGGCCGACGCCATCGCCCGGAGCGTGCAGGACACCCTGGGCTCCCCCTTCTACGTGCGCCACTGGATGGAGATGAACGCCAACCTTTTCGCGGCCCTCAAGCTGGAAAAGATCGGCATGTTCATCCTGCTGACCATGGTGGTGCTCATCGGCTCCTTCTCCATCGTGACCTCCCTGGTCATGCTGGTCATGGAGAAGACACGCGACATCGCCATCCTCATGTCCATGGGCGCCACCCGTTCCATGATCCGCCGCATCTTCATGCTCCAGGGCACCATCATCGGCTTCGTGGGCACCCTGCTGGGCTACGGCATGGGCCTGAGCCTGGGCTGGGCGCTGAAGCGCTACCGCTTCATCAAGCTGCCCGAGAACGTCTACACCCTGGACCACCTGCCCATCATCATCTCCTGGCAGGACGTGCTCATCATCGGGGCCAGCGCCATGCTGCTCTGTTTCCTGGCAACCCTGTACCCGGCGCGGCAGGCCGCACGCCTCGAGCCCGCGGAAGCCCTGCGCTACGAGTGA
- the lysS gene encoding lysine--tRNA ligase yields the protein MPMLEGFAQRDMLNEVIKNRVVKACDLLDAGVPLFPNDFRKEHAVSWVLDNFGSLSAEELEAKGDVFAIAGRIVSLRSFGKVAFFHLMDESGRIQCYASREELPADVYNVVKKLDVGDIVGVSGHLFHTKTGELTISCRNLKLITRSMRPLPEKYHGLKDMETRYRQRYVDLIVTERAREIFRKRSMIVSEFRRFLEERGFMEVETPMMQAVAGGAAARPFETYHNALDLKLYMRIAPELYLKRLLVGGFEKVFELNRNFRNEGIDTRHNPEFTSCEFYWAYANFHDLMDLTEELFARLARKVCGGTVITYQGQEIDLTPGKWTRMSFYESLTKIGGHSPEFYNDYNKVRDYIRSRGEKATDSESLPKLHAKLFDLDVEEKLIQPHFIYHYPTEISPLSRRNNEHPDLTDRFELFITGRELANAFSELNDPVDQRLRFEEQVREKEAGDDEAHAMDEDFLRALEYGMPPAAGEGIGIDRLVMLLTDSASIREVILFPLLRPEF from the coding sequence ATGCCCATGCTTGAGGGCTTTGCCCAGCGCGACATGCTCAACGAAGTCATCAAAAACCGCGTCGTCAAAGCCTGTGACCTGCTGGATGCCGGTGTACCGCTGTTCCCCAATGATTTCCGCAAGGAACATGCCGTCAGCTGGGTGCTGGACAATTTCGGCAGCCTGAGCGCCGAAGAGCTGGAGGCCAAGGGGGACGTGTTCGCCATCGCCGGCCGCATCGTCTCGCTGCGCTCCTTCGGCAAGGTGGCCTTTTTCCACCTCATGGACGAGAGCGGCCGCATCCAGTGCTATGCCAGCCGCGAAGAGCTGCCCGCAGATGTCTATAATGTCGTGAAGAAGCTGGACGTGGGCGACATCGTCGGCGTGTCCGGCCATCTTTTCCACACCAAGACGGGCGAGCTGACCATCTCCTGCCGCAACCTCAAGCTCATCACCCGCTCCATGCGCCCCCTGCCGGAAAAGTATCACGGCCTCAAGGACATGGAGACCCGCTACCGCCAGCGTTATGTGGACCTCATCGTCACCGAGCGCGCCCGCGAGATCTTCCGCAAGCGCAGCATGATCGTGAGCGAGTTCCGCCGCTTCCTCGAGGAGCGCGGCTTCATGGAAGTGGAGACCCCCATGATGCAGGCCGTGGCCGGCGGTGCCGCCGCCCGCCCCTTCGAGACCTACCACAACGCCCTGGACCTCAAGCTCTACATGCGCATCGCGCCCGAGCTCTACCTCAAGCGCCTGCTGGTGGGCGGCTTCGAGAAGGTCTTCGAGCTCAACCGCAACTTCCGCAACGAAGGCATCGACACCCGCCACAACCCGGAGTTCACCTCCTGTGAGTTCTACTGGGCCTATGCCAACTTCCATGACCTCATGGACCTGACCGAAGAACTCTTCGCCCGTCTGGCCCGCAAGGTCTGCGGCGGCACGGTCATCACCTACCAGGGCCAGGAGATCGACCTCACCCCCGGCAAGTGGACCCGCATGTCCTTTTACGAATCACTGACCAAGATCGGCGGCCACAGCCCCGAATTCTACAACGACTACAACAAGGTGCGCGACTACATCCGCAGCCGCGGCGAAAAGGCCACCGACAGCGAGAGCCTGCCCAAGCTGCACGCCAAGCTCTTTGACCTGGATGTGGAAGAGAAGCTGATCCAGCCCCACTTCATCTACCACTACCCCACCGAGATCTCGCCCCTGTCGCGCCGCAACAACGAGCATCCCGACCTGACGGACCGCTTCGAACTGTTCATCACCGGTCGTGAACTGGCCAACGCCTTCTCCGAGCTCAACGACCCCGTGGACCAGCGTCTGCGCTTCGAAGAGCAGGTGCGCGAGAAGGAGGCCGGCGACGACGAAGCCCACGCCATGGACGAGGACTTCCTGCGCGCCCTGGAATACGGCATGCCCCCGGCAGCCGGCGAAGGCATCGGCATCGACCGCCTCGTCATGCTGCTGACGGACTCCGCCTCCATCCGCGAAGTCATCCTCTTCCCGCTGCTGCGTCCGGAGTTCTAA